Below is a window of Lacibacter sp. H407 DNA.
ATGAATGAAAATGCAGTGGAGTGGTTTAATAAATATCCCGGCCGTTTTACCATGTGGCATGTAAAAGATCTCACTACCAATAAAGAAGGCAAAAAAGAAAGTACACAAGTGGGTGATGGTGTGATTGACTTTGCCAGCATTTTTAAACATAAAAAACACGCCGGTTTAAAATATGCCTTTGTAGAACAGGAAGCCTACACAATGCCCGAGGAAGAATGTATTAAGAAAAGCATTGCTTACATGAAAAAACAAAACTGGGGAAACGGTTAAGTTTTTTCGATCAACAATACAAAGCACAGGCCTTCCGCCTGTGCTTTTTTATTGCGGTCTGATTCGTGAAAATTCGTACCCACCGTGGTTTCAATTTTAGTTACATTCAACCTATGAAACAACTACTTCTACTTCCCCTGCTGCTGTTTGCATTGACAGTGTTTGCACAAAAAACCGATGAGCAACAAATACATTCCATACTTGAAGCACAAACCAAACATTGGAACAATGGCGATCTGGAACAATTCATGAAAGGCTACTGGAACAACGATTCATTGATGTTCATTGGTAAAAGCGGTATTACGTATGGCTACAAGAATACACTGGAAAATTATAAGAAAGGCTATCCAAGCAAGGATGCAATGGGCACACTCACGTTTCCATTCTTTCAGCTAAAACGTATTTCTGCAGATGCGTATTTTGTGATCGGGCAATGGCACTTGGCAAGACCCAAAGAAGGAGATGTTGGCGGACATTATACCTTGCTGTTCCGAAAAATAAACGGGGAATGGGTAATTGTGGCCGACCACAGCAGTTAGTTCCATCAATCCTGTTGTATCTTCAACAACAGTTCACAAAAAATAAATCATATGTTTCTCATCATTCTCGGAATCATCATTGTTGTTGTTGGTTTCTCTGTTGCAAAAGCCGACAGCCCCGTTCAGCGATATGGTAAATTGATCCGTTCGCTTGGTTTTGTAGTGATTGTAATCGGAATGCTTACTGCCTGCGTTGTACAGATCGATGCTGGCCAGGTTGGCGTACAAAAACTGTTTGGTAAAGTACAGAACCGAACACTTCAGAGTGGGCTAAATGTCGTAAATCCGTTGGTAGAAGTTGTGAAAATGGATATCAAAACATTGAATTATACCATGAGTGGTATGCACGATGAAGGAACTGCTCGCAGCGACGATGCCATTCGTGTTCTAACTGCCGATGGATTGGAAGTAACCATCGATCTTTCGGTTTTGTATCGTGTAATTCCTGCTGAAGCACCACGATTAATTGCCGAAACAGGTGAAGATTATGAAGATAAAATTGTTCGTCCGCTTACAAGAACACGTATTCGTGACAACGCTGTTTATTACGATGCCATTGCACTTTACTCAACCAAGCGGGACGAATTTCAACTACGCATTTTCAAAACCATTGAAGATGATTTTAAGAAACGTGGTTTATTTCTGGAGAATCTGCTTGTACGAAACATTACTTTACCTGCCAGTGTAAAAGCAACCATAGAACAAAAGATCAATGCCGAACAGGATGCACAGAAAATGCAGTTTGTATTACAGAAAGAAAAACAGGAAGCTGAACGGAAACGTGTAGAAGCGCAAGGTATTGCTGATTACCAACGCATCATCAGCGAAAGTTTAACCGACCGGCAATTGCAATATGAAAGTATTAAAGCTCAACTGGAATTAAGTAAATCACAAAACGCCAAGATCATTATTATGGGCAAAGGAAATACACCGGTTATATTGAATGCGGATAAGTAAAGGCCTCTTAGGAATTTTTCATCAATTTATTCAATATATCATTTAGTTTTCATATAAGAATAGGACACCTAAGTAAACATTAATATACCTTAAGGAGAAGTTTATAAATGACCGGGAAAACTTCTATTAAAAATGATACAAATCAACAAAATAAGGCTCAAAGAGTCTCCTTTCCATATTTTTCTTGTTCCTGTATTTTTTATTCTGAGTAAATATGTGCAATATCAAGGTCTATCGGGTACTGAAGTAGCAATAGTTGTTGGCTTACAACTTACTTTAGCAATAGTTTTTTCTTGGGGCCTACTTTATCTTGTCACCCGGAATGCCACAAAATCAGCGCTAATAATTTCTTTTTGTGCCCTATTGTTTCTTTTTTTTGGAGACATTCGTGTGTACTTAAAGGACTCCTTGATTCTAAACCTTTTCTCCAAATACAAATTTCTATTGCCAACATTAATATTTATCTTCTTTCTTTTTCTAAAGGCAATTAAGTCCGATAAAATGACAAGGCGTACTAATATTTTTTTCAGCTTCTTGTTGCTTGTTTTTACCAGTATTGAAATAATAAAGGTCTTTCAATTAAGGTATCAGTTGAAACTAGAAAACCCCGCTACTGAACTCAAGTTTCATGACACCATAAAACAAGATCTTCCAGATATATATTTCTTGGTGCCAGATTGTTATCCTTCATCGTCCTACCAAAAAGAAATTCTTGAAGTTGACAACAATTCTTTTGATGATTCACTTAGAAACTTAGGCTTTCTGGTTCTTAATCAAAGTAAAAGCAACTATAATCGGACAGCCTTTTCAATGTTATCAACATTTAACATGTCATACCCGAAGATCGCCGATACCTCTCGGGCTTCTGGCCCAAGAGAATATATGCTCGCACTTAAACAAATTAGCAAAGCACGATTATTACAATATTTAAAAAAAGCAAACTACGAGTTTATCAACTTATCAATTTTTGATCTTGCGGATACAAAGGCATTACGAAAGCAAAAGTTTTTAAGTACTACGCCAAGAGAAATGTTTCTTAGCCATACATTCTGGAATTATTTCAGTCGTGATATTTACTATGCCTGGTTTTTTAAAAAGGCAAACTATAAACAAAACTTGAATAGGCAAACCAATGAATCGTTAAAACAATACAACCACAAAATTATTGATACACTTCTACATAATAATTTTTCGAGTAACAAGCACCCTGTTTTTACATATGCCCATTTAAACTTACCACACTTCCCCTACTTTTATGACGAAAATGGAAAAGCCTATCCACCAGACAGTATCTATAACGAAGATATGATAGTTAACAAAAAAAGATTTGCAGGTTATATTAGATATACAAACAAGCAATTGTTACAAATAATCAATTCAATTAAAAGTAAGACAAATAATGAAGCTGTAATTATTTTGCAAAGTGATCATGGCTTATCTGATATAAATACCTCCAGAAAGCTTGATGCATTTCGAAATTATTCTGCTTTTTATTTCCCAGATGGAGATTATTCAATGCTATATGATAGCATGAGTAATGTAAATAGTTTCAGGATTATAATTAATAAATATATGAATCAATCGCTCCCTTTGATTCCCGACCAAACATTTTACATTGGCATACGATGAAGTACTTAAATATAAATTACTATCCTTTAAAATTTTATTGATTCTGAAAAACGTGGTTTGTTTCTGGAGAATCTGCTTGTACGAAACATCACTTTACCGGCGAGCGTAAAAGCAACCATTGAACAAAAGATCAATGCCGAACAGGACGCACAGAAAATGCAGTTTGTATTGCAGAAAGAAAAACAGGAAGCTGAACGGAAGCGTGTAGAAGCGCAAGGTATTGCTGATTACCAACGCATCATCAGCGAAAGTTTAACCGACCGGCAGTTGCAATATGAAAGTATTAAAGCCCAATTGGAATTAAGTAAATCACAAAACGCCAAGATTATTATTATGGGCAAAGGAAATACACCGGTTATATTGAATGCGGATAAGTAAACATTACAACTTCCCTTTCCACAACCGATAATAGAAATAGATCAACCCGGAAAGCGAAGCAAGAAAAACAATGTAATAAATAATATTACCAAGGCGGGGTGTTCCTTGAAAGAAGCCCCAGTTGAGATACAAACCAAAAGTCATGTGGAGCAGCATAAACAAAATACCCACCGAAACCGTTTGAACGATCCGTTTTAAAAACTCCTGGGCTTCCGGTTCCATACCACTCATAGCAAGTAAATTTTAAGGAAAGTTACGAACATAAAAAATGCTGTTGCACCAGTGTACAACAGCATTTGTATGATTTTGTTTTATTAAAGCGTAAAGCGGATAGCAAAACCTCCCCAGTTACCATTAAATCCATTGCGTGTACCGCTACCCAATTCAAAACTTGGCTGCCAGTCGAGAGCCAGGTTCAATGGAAGATTGTTGAATTTATAGTCGATACCTACCACACCATCAATACCTACTGCTGTAATGCCTTTGTACAAACCAACGTGGGCACCCGGTCCAACATACCATTTCAACGAGCCTTCTGAACTGAGGTTGCCATGTATTTCATACAAACCGGTGATACGTGTTCCATAGCGATCGAAGAAACCGATAAATTCAAGTGCATTACGATCACTGATAAATGTTTTCAACGACACGCCGCCACCGGCCCACAACTTCACCCCAATTGCTGTTTTATACTCCGGACTGTTCGTGGTTCTGTTTTGTGCCATCAAAGAATTGAACGAAAAAACAACGAACAATAACAATACTATTCTTTTCATCTGCTTCATTTTAGTTTACTATCTGTAATTTATCAAGACGCAATTTGTATAGCCGATGTTGCAAAAGTAATTATTTCAGCAGCAGTTTTTCAAATTCGGTACTATCCCCGTTAAATACATTGAAATCAACTTTACCGGCAATCCCGTTTACCCGTCCGCTTTCACTATGTTGCCAGAAATGCCAGTTACGTTCAATACGTGGTGCCAGCGGTCGCAGGTAATGCGCCACCCATAGCGGATAGTCATCAAACTCTCCTTTGAGATTCTGTTTGTAAAAATCTGCATTGGTATAAATGATCGGCTTTACACCATACGCAAGTTCAGCAGCATACAAAAAAGCCTTTACTCGTTGCTGTAAGGTTGCTTTGTTGGTGCCGTTTTTTTGTTCCACATCCAACACAGGAGGCAGATCGCCGGGAGATAGTTTTACTGTAGAAATAAAATTCCGTGCCTGTTGTGTACCATCTTTTGATGCAATGAAGAAATGATAGGCCCCTCTTGTCATACCTGCCTCTTTCGCCTTTCGCCAGTTACGTTTGAAATACTGATCGGTG
It encodes the following:
- a CDS encoding YybH family protein, whose amino-acid sequence is MKQLLLLPLLLFALTVFAQKTDEQQIHSILEAQTKHWNNGDLEQFMKGYWNNDSLMFIGKSGITYGYKNTLENYKKGYPSKDAMGTLTFPFFQLKRISADAYFVIGQWHLARPKEGDVGGHYTLLFRKINGEWVIVADHSS
- a CDS encoding glycoside hydrolase family 25 protein: MLKLDLQPFMARRKKKSVRYLPVIILAVVFATGAFLYGRNWWLEKQAGMIRYREFGIAIPTRYSLHGIDVSKYQQVINWDTVKAMNVEGVQIQFAFMKATEGTNNTDQYFKRNWRKAKEAGMTRGAYHFFIASKDGTQQARNFISTVKLSPGDLPPVLDVEQKNGTNKATLQQRVKAFLYAAELAYGVKPIIYTNADFYKQNLKGEFDDYPLWVAHYLRPLAPRIERNWHFWQHSESGRVNGIAGKVDFNVFNGDSTEFEKLLLK
- a CDS encoding prohibitin family protein; its protein translation is MFLIILGIIIVVVGFSVAKADSPVQRYGKLIRSLGFVVIVIGMLTACVVQIDAGQVGVQKLFGKVQNRTLQSGLNVVNPLVEVVKMDIKTLNYTMSGMHDEGTARSDDAIRVLTADGLEVTIDLSVLYRVIPAEAPRLIAETGEDYEDKIVRPLTRTRIRDNAVYYDAIALYSTKRDEFQLRIFKTIEDDFKKRGLFLENLLVRNITLPASVKATIEQKINAEQDAQKMQFVLQKEKQEAERKRVEAQGIADYQRIISESLTDRQLQYESIKAQLELSKSQNAKIIIMGKGNTPVILNADK
- a CDS encoding sulfatase-like hydrolase/transferase, translated to MIQINKIRLKESPFHIFLVPVFFILSKYVQYQGLSGTEVAIVVGLQLTLAIVFSWGLLYLVTRNATKSALIISFCALLFLFFGDIRVYLKDSLILNLFSKYKFLLPTLIFIFFLFLKAIKSDKMTRRTNIFFSFLLLVFTSIEIIKVFQLRYQLKLENPATELKFHDTIKQDLPDIYFLVPDCYPSSSYQKEILEVDNNSFDDSLRNLGFLVLNQSKSNYNRTAFSMLSTFNMSYPKIADTSRASGPREYMLALKQISKARLLQYLKKANYEFINLSIFDLADTKALRKQKFLSTTPREMFLSHTFWNYFSRDIYYAWFFKKANYKQNLNRQTNESLKQYNHKIIDTLLHNNFSSNKHPVFTYAHLNLPHFPYFYDENGKAYPPDSIYNEDMIVNKKRFAGYIRYTNKQLLQIINSIKSKTNNEAVIILQSDHGLSDINTSRKLDAFRNYSAFYFPDGDYSMLYDSMSNVNSFRIIINKYMNQSLPLIPDQTFYIGIR